The following proteins come from a genomic window of Anguilla rostrata isolate EN2019 chromosome 17, ASM1855537v3, whole genome shotgun sequence:
- the bri3 gene encoding brain protein I3 has translation MDNKPLLQDRPPPYHSVPGGYDYGQNYGAIPPNPTPQHPPPQHPPPPYHGQGYPPVPPVAQQPNCTGSYTIIQPSVVVVGGCPACRVGVLEEDFTCLGILCAIIFFPIGILCCLAMRQRMCPNCGATFG, from the exons ATGGACAACAAGCCACTTCTGCAAGACAGACCTCCCCCATACCACAGCGTGCCCGGGGGTTATGACTACGGCCAGAATTACGGAGCGATACCCCCGAATCCTACACCACAACACCCGCCCCCGCAACACCCGCCCCCGCCGTACCACGGACAAG GATACCCCCCGGTGCCTCCTGTTGCCCAACAGCCAAACTGCACAGGAAGCTACACCATAATCCAGCCCTCCGTGGTGGTAGTGGGGGGGTGTCCGGCCTGCAG AGTCGGAGTGCTGGAAGAAGACTTCACCTGCTTGGGGATCCTGTGTGCCATCATCTTTTTCCCCATTGGGATCCTCTGCTGCCTCGCCATGCGCCAGAGGATGTGTCCCAACTGTGGCGCCACCTTTGGGTAG